A single Rhopalosiphum padi isolate XX-2018 chromosome 4, ASM2088224v1, whole genome shotgun sequence DNA region contains:
- the LOC132928325 gene encoding protein farnesyltransferase subunit beta: MNKFLAVTRHKLDNESVETNTSENQSQVERKIEKLFESFCSKAKCDPEAPVLYKQNHINYIKNHMFTLPENYECLDSSRPWLCYWLCQSLALLNCKLSISEKSDVVSFLSKCQHESGGFCGGPNQMPHLAPTYAAVCALCLIGTEEAYAVINREKLYTFLISLRLPNGSFRMHKYGECDVRAVYCSATVARLTNIYTDSLFESSAQWVIRCQTYEGGFGGVPGVEAHGGYTFCGFSALLLLKSIHMCDTKSLLRWVANKQMSYEGGFQGRTNKLVDGCYSFWQAAIFPVISELLESENQRPMWSMYDYQALQEYVLICCQNRYSGGLIDKPGKPPDVYHTCYVLSGLSIAQHAVENSSCVIGKPENILNKNNPIYNIEESCLQKALKYFSMTEPIRYF; encoded by the exons aTGAATAAGTTTTTAGCAGTAACACGACACAAACTAGATAATGAATCAGTTGAAACAAACACATCTGAAAATCAAAGTCAAGTtgaaagaaaaattgaaaaattatttgaatcatTTTGTTCCAAAGCAAAATGTGATCCAGAAGCTCCCGTTTTGTACAAACAAaatcacataaattatataaaaaatcatatgTTTACACTACCAGAAAACTATGAATGTCTGGATTCCAGCCGACCATGGCTATGCTATTGGTTATGTCAATCACTCGCACTCTTAAATTGCAAATTGTCAATTTCAGAGAAATCTGATGTTGTCTCATTCTTATCAAA gtgTCAACACGAGTCTGGAGGGTTTTGTGGTGGACCAAATCAAATGCCACACTTAGCTCCTACATATGCTGCTGTCTGTGCTTTGTGTTTAATTGGTACAGAAGAAGCATATGCAGTGATCAATCGAGAgaaattatatacgtttttgATATCTCTTCGTTTGCCTAATGGTTCATTCAGAATGCATAAATATGGTGAATGTGATGTTCGTGCTGTGTATTGTTCAGCAACTGTAGCACGCTTAACCAACATATATACAGATAGTTTGTTTGAATCAAGTGCTCAATGGGTGATCAGATGTCAGACATATGAAGGAGGCTTTGGTGGGGTGCCTGGAGTGGAAGCTCATGGTGGATATACATTTTGTGGATTTTCAGCTTTATTGTTACTTAAATCTATTCATATGTGTGACACAAAATCACTTCTTCGGTGGGTAGCTAATAAACAGATGTCATATGAAGGTGGTTTCCAAGGGCGAACAAATAAGCTTGTGGATGGTTGCTATTCTTTTTGGCAAGCTGCTATTTTTCCAGTAATATCAGAACTTTTAGAATCTGAAAATCAACGGCCAATGTGGTCAATGTATGATTATCAAGCTCTCCAagaatatgtacttatatgttGCCAAAATAGATATAGTGGTGGCCTTATTGATAAGCCTGGAAAACCACCTGATGTATACCATACTTGCTATGTTCTTAGTGGCCTATCTATTGCTCAACATGCAGTTGAAAACAGTAGTTGTGTTATCGGTAAACCGGAAaacattttgaacaaaaataatccTATTTATAACATTGAAGAATCTTGTCTACAAaaagctttaaaatattttagtatgacAGAACCAATAAGATACTTTTaa
- the LOC132930010 gene encoding LOW QUALITY PROTEIN: uncharacterized protein LOC132930010 (The sequence of the model RefSeq protein was modified relative to this genomic sequence to represent the inferred CDS: deleted 1 base in 1 codon), giving the protein MCLIFYEIIYTIKKWRLLKKLMLDKILLKMKRFNMNELQQLCKILHLNLEWKDIINLVSECRMRLSVANVVSVVHQHLKDSESIEETYHRVMLVDTIFHQNSQWWTVTIDKVNKQLLDKEIIRNNIEAMLNKLNIKAITYVMKCNQLFWVLIDVNETKRKRSAIKLNNLYFFTIAPGKVFHVFYKPQNIENRLMKIVIKSVGASKYKPYSLSGKHLQSMVNLLEDKNRNNEKNTRVPILVNNHKEEDVKEYVQQLFGEKCRVLNQFTINVESDLSVFSNNNPAGKMCKTKVVLKGDSIIDGVKDMMLSGILQPPYPDWATKLPILGKNCVNINIRP; this is encoded by the exons atgtgcCTCATATTTTATGAG attatttataccattaaaAAATGGCGACTCTTGAAAAAATTGATGTTAGACAAAATTCTTTTGAAGATGAAAAGGTTTAATATGAATGAACTTCAACAACTATGTAAAATCTTACATCTGAACCTGGAATGGAAAGATATTATCAACCTAGTATCTGAATGCCGTATGCGTTTAAGTGTTGCAAACGTTGTATCAGTAGTACATCAGCATTTAAAAGATAGTGAGTCTATTGAAGAAACTTATCATCGAGTGATGTTAGTGGACACCATATTCCATCAAAATAGTCAGTGGTGGACAGTAACTATTGATAAAGTTAATAAACAGTTGTTAGACAAagaaataattagaaataatattgagGCTATGTTaaacaaattgaatattaaagcaATTACATATGTTATGAAGTGTAATCAATTGTTTTGGGTGTTAATAGACGTTAATGAAACAAAAAGAAAACGAAGTgccataaaattaaacaatctaTATTTCTTCACCATAGCTCCAGGAAAAGTGTTTCATGTATTTTACAAACCTCAAAACATTGAAAATAGACTGATGAAAATTGTCATAAAATCAGTC GGCGCCAGTAAATATAAGCCATACTCACTGTCAGGCAAACATCTGCAGTCTATGGTAAATTTGTTGGAAGATAAGAatagaaataatgaaaaaaatacgagAGTGCCAATATTGGTTAACAACCATAAAGAAGAAGACGTTAAAGAATATGTTCAACAATTATTTGGGGAAAAATGCCGGGTGCTTAACCAGTTTACAATAAATGTGGAGAGTGATTTGTCAGTGTTCAGTAATAACAACCCAGCCGGTAAGATGTGCAAAACTAAAGTGGTGCTGAAAGGAGATAGTATAATTGATGGAGTTAAGGACATGATGTTATCGGGTATATTGCAACCACCATATCCAGATTGGGCAACAAAGCTACCTATATTGGgtaaaaattgtgtaaatattaatatacgccCTTAG
- the LOC132928326 gene encoding large ribosomal subunit protein mL39 translates to MKRFSTCLYKKYSDSLWSIRYVSTSADIHPKNEIVAYQNDLFDKEQKRQREAVGRIEKITVKYVGVPENVTLSMNKGISTPFHCAQHISEMLVKRSGLALIDDTHLWDMHRPLESDCELTFMHAQYLPDPYHFNRAYWRSCSLILGAVISKAFKTNIQPTLHSFPSPNVKSGSFVYDVELSNLPEWTPTENELRILSANMVKFAQKSYKFDRLAVSEELALDIFQENKFKKEQVPNIAQQSIDKKVILYRIDDHIDISRGPMIGNTDLLGRCTITAVHRLDTKSGHLYRFQGVSLPKNIMLNHFAYSLLEQRAKKLNAARWVDQAQNDTYVPQFSREETAA, encoded by the exons atgaaacgtTTCAGTACctgtttgtataaaaaatacagtGATTCGTTATGGT CCATAAGATATGTTTCAACGTCTGCAGATATTCACCCTAAGAATGAAATTGTAGCCTATCAAAATGATTTGTTTGACAAAGAACAAAAACGCCAAAGAGAAGCTGTTGGTcgtattgaaaaaattacagTTAAATATGTTGGAGTCCCTGAAAATGTCACTTTATCTATGAACAAAGGGATTTCAACCCCATTTCATTGTGCTCAAc ACATATCTGAAATGTTGGTTAAAAGAAGTGGATTGGCCTTAATTGATGACACACATCTATGGGATATGCATAGACCGCTAGAATCAGACTGTGAACTGACTTTCATGCATGCACAGTATCTACCAGACCCATATCATTTCAACAGAGCATATTGGCGAAGTTGTTCGCTTATACTAGGAGCTGTAATTTCTAAAgcttttaaaaccaatattcaACCAACTTTACACAGCTTTCCTTCACCTAAtg tgaAAAGCGGAAGTTTTGTTTATGATGTGGAGTTATCAAATTTACCAGAATGGACTCCAACAGAAAATGAACTTCGAATTTTGTCAGCCAACATGGTTAAATTTGCacaaaaatcttataaatttgACAGACTTGCCGTTTCTGAAGAACTTGCATTAGACATATTCcaggaaaataaatttaaaaaagaacaaGTACCAAATATTGCACAACAATCAATTG ataAAAAGGTGATTTTATACAGAATTGATGATCATATTGATATAAGTCGAGGACCTATGATTGGTAATACAGATTTATTAGGACGCTGTACTATAACTGCG GTACATCGTTTAGACACCAAGAGTGGCCATTTATACAGATTTCAAGGAGTCTctttacctaaaaatattatg tTAAACCATTTTGCTTATTCTTTGTTAGAACAAAGAGCCAAAAAATTA aaTGCAGCAAGATGGGTAGATCAAGCTCAAAATGATACATATGTTCCACAATTTTCTCGAGAAGAAACTGCAGCCTAA
- the LOC132930459 gene encoding large ribosomal subunit protein uL15, translating into MTTSKKKTRKLRGHVSHGHGRIGKHRKHPGGRGNAGGMHHHRINFDKYHPGYFGKLGMRNYHLRRNSKWCPAINLEQLYTLIPEETRQKYENDKEKAVVIDVVQKGYYKVLGKGNLPNQPLIVKAKFFSKVAEQKIKKVGGACVLQA; encoded by the exons ATG ACTACCAGTAAGAAGAAGACTAGGAAGTTGCGAGGTCATGTCAGTCATGGACACGGTCGTATTG gtaaACACAGGAAGCATCCCGGAGGTAGAGGTAATGCTGGTGGTATGCATCACCATAGaataaattttgacaaataccATCCTGGTTATTTTGGAAAG TTGGGTATGCGTAATTACCATTTAAGAAGAAATTCAAAATGGTGCCCTGCTATTAACCTTGAACAACTATACACTTTAATCCCTGAAGAAACAAGACAGAAATACGAAAATGACAAAGAAAAAGCAGTTGTCATTGATGTAGTTCAAAag GGTTATTACAAAGTATTGGGAAAAGGAAATCTTCCCAATCAGCCACTTATTGTAAAGGCTAAATTCTTTTCCAAGGTTGCTGAGCAAAAGATTAAGAAAGTTGGTGGTGCCTGTGTACTCCAAGCCTAA
- the LOC132928324 gene encoding GPI transamidase component PIG-T — protein sequence MSVKSLWLLFVFIGSSYSETYSEELFIKPLATGFVYSFFQFTVIREDDSFKHSTLFPHSLGDIIDRFHVAELNVDLTSGLWRHKSWGYPAVDAPSGAEISARFHNDTQDVDKHWYGLTNALSGLLCTSLNFINSANSYESSADRVYRYSNLPRENVCTENLTPWKKLLPCDSTRGLSSLLNSGRVHNANYHSLGIHFRPLCNAGKCKYELRQTVSLVYDSIFISFNNNYDWSLRKMFGTGLFKTCPLADYSKIYLDTSSNSSVPYLISQEPDYFLKNNIAVYNLNGIFHLSAIVPRPKIVVSELRPLLYTDRFITGFGQEYGGLVTRIYNDHKSPITATVIENIPWFLPIYYHTLKVTSNGIRVIPKDLIYKPGKGRVRIYYLEIVLELAPHSVTEISVQFDYVFLKWQEYPPDANHGFYIGSAIVKATIPRHATSLTFDKSLIIDNLNSTGSDYLICLKTENFIITLPTPDFSMPYNVICLACTVVALAFGPIHNITTKKLKLTTAKYVPGLASVAQKLYAWMENMFWCENTNKTGKTAPVKVFAPEELSYHPTLGHVSEEFMKNKVDYVES from the coding sequence ATGAGCGTCAAAAGTCTATGGCTTTTGTTCGTGTTCATCGGTTCTTCGTATTCAGAGACTTACAGTGAAGAATTGTTCATCAAGCCCCTGGCCACCGGCTTTGTGTACTCGTTTTTTCAGTTTACAGTCATTCGCGAAGATGACTCTTTCAAGCATTCCACTTTGTTCCCACACTCGCTGGGAGACATAATCGATAGATTTCACGTAGCAGAACTCAATGTCGACCTTACGTCCGGTCTATGGAGACACAAGTCCTGGGGTTATCCGGCTGTCGACGCCCCATCAGGCGCTGAGATATCCGCTCGTTTCCACAATGACACACAGGACGTGGACAAACACTGGTATGGCCTGACAAATGCGTTATCTGGTTTGCTGTGTACGTCGTTGAATTTCATCAACAGTGCTAATAGCTATGAATCATCTGCAGACAGGGTTTATCGATATTCAAATTTACCGCGTGAAAATGTTTGTACTGAAAATTTAACGCCATGGAAAAAACTCTTGCCCTGCGATTCTACTAGAGGCTTATCGAGCTTGTTAAACTCTGGTCGAGTACACAATGCTAACTATCATTCCTTGGGAATACATTTCAGGCCGCTATGCAATGCAGGGAAATGTAAATATGAACTACGTCAAACCGTTTCTCTAGTGTatgattcaatatttataagttttaacaaCAACTATGATTGGTCTCTTCGCAAGATGTTTGGTACTGGACTGTTCAAGACGTGTCCCTTGGCAGATTATAGTAAAATCTATTTAGATACATCATCAAATAGTAGTGTTCCTTATTTGATTTCACAAGAACCTGACtactttttgaaaaacaatattgctgtttataatttaaatggcATATTTCATTTGTCTGCTATAGTGCCTAGACCAAAAATAGTTGTATCTGAATTACGGCCATTATTGTATACAGACAGATTTATCACTGGATTTGGACAAGAATACGGGGGGCTAGTTACTCGTATATACAATGATCATAAATCACCTATAACTGCCACTGTCATCGAGAATATCCCATGGTTCTTACCAATTTATTATCACACATTAAAAGTGACCAGCAATGGCATTCGTGTTATACCTAAAGATTTAATCTATAAACCTGGAAAAGGAAGAGTACGAATCTACTATTTAGAAATAGTTTTAGAGCTTGCACCGCATTCGGTTACAGAAATATCTGTTCAGTTTGACTATGTGTTTTTGAAGTGGCAAGAATATCCACCAGATGCTAATCACGGCTTTTATATTGGCTCAGCTATAGTGAAAGCAACAATTCCAAGACATGCTACTTCTCTTACGTTTGATAAATCACTGATAATAGACAATCTAAATTCAACTGGATccgattatttaatttgtttgaaaacaGAAAATTTCATAATTACACTTCCAACACCTGATTTCAGTATGCCTTATAATGTCATATGTTTAGCTTGTACTGTAGTAGCGTTAGCATTTGGCCCAATTCACAATATTACTACTAAAAAACTGAAATTGACTACAGCTAAGTATGTACCTGGATTAGCGTCTGTTGCACAGAAATTGTATGCATGGATGGAAAATATGTTTTGGTgtgaaaacacaaataaaacaGGAAAAACAGCACCAGTTAAAGTATTTGCTCCCGAAGAGTTGAGTTACCATCCAACGCTAGGCCATGTTTCTGAAGAATTCATGAAAAACAAAGTGGATTATGTAGAATCATAA